One part of the Borreliella afzelii genome encodes these proteins:
- the mltG gene encoding endolytic transglycosylase MltG produces MLIKIGKVFILFFFLVSVLSIFIYFLNLSSMENGLVYEFDVEKGWGVKKIAKELKKQKLIKSEMLLVFISYIFGSDKQFKEGRYLINSDLSTFEIYKEFLKGASNVNIDVTIPEGYTSRRIAFKLKEFAVIDDVQDFIFLINEKSFIYELGFNYDSLEGFLFPDTYKFYKGMEIKNVVRMFVDNFLNKLKSIGVLFSDYSSKDFYNRVIVASIVEREYRVKNEASIMSSVFYNRIKSNMALQSCATIEYIITEELGRSHPKRIYFSDLEIDSPYNTYINKGYPPAPISNAGIISLQAAFFPKNTQYLFFVVKDSKLGTHQFSSDYSSHLLGAKDYVKNFITKD; encoded by the coding sequence GTGCTTATTAAAATTGGGAAAGTATTTATTCTTTTTTTCTTTTTAGTATCTGTTTTGTCAATTTTTATATATTTTTTAAACCTATCTTCTATGGAAAATGGTTTAGTTTATGAATTTGATGTTGAGAAGGGATGGGGGGTTAAAAAAATAGCTAAAGAATTGAAAAAACAAAAATTAATTAAATCCGAAATGCTTCTTGTTTTTATTTCGTATATTTTTGGTAGTGATAAACAATTTAAAGAGGGAAGATATTTAATCAATAGTGATCTTTCTACATTTGAGATATATAAAGAGTTTTTAAAGGGGGCTTCTAACGTAAATATTGATGTTACAATACCTGAAGGGTATACTAGCAGAAGAATTGCTTTTAAGCTTAAAGAATTTGCTGTCATTGATGATGTTCAAGATTTTATTTTTTTGATCAACGAAAAATCGTTTATTTATGAGCTTGGGTTTAATTACGACTCTCTTGAAGGATTTTTATTCCCAGATACTTATAAATTTTATAAGGGTATGGAAATAAAGAATGTTGTTCGTATGTTTGTAGATAATTTTTTGAATAAGCTTAAATCTATAGGCGTTCTCTTTAGTGATTATTCAAGTAAGGATTTTTACAATAGAGTAATAGTAGCATCTATTGTTGAGCGTGAGTATAGAGTTAAAAATGAAGCTTCAATAATGTCTTCGGTTTTTTATAACAGAATAAAATCTAATATGGCATTACAATCTTGTGCTACTATTGAATATATTATTACAGAGGAGTTGGGACGAAGTCATCCCAAAAGAATTTATTTTTCAGATTTAGAGATAGATTCTCCTTATAATACATATATTAATAAAGGGTATCCTCCTGCTCCAATTTCAAATGCTGGTATTATTTCACTGCAAGCAGCTTTTTTCCCAAAAAATACACAATATTTATTTTTTGTGGTAAAAGACTCCAAATTAGGTACACATCAATTTTCATCAGATTATTCTTCGCATCTTTTAGGAGCAAAAGATTATGTTAAAAATTTTATTACTAAGG